From the genome of Primulina eburnea isolate SZY01 chromosome 12, ASM2296580v1, whole genome shotgun sequence, one region includes:
- the LOC140808360 gene encoding phosphoglucan, water dikinase, chloroplastic-like produces the protein MECSGVLHSKFCSFSRNIASLDRLPQNCSSIKFLRQKPSSFLPFRRNFRSFSVRPINRNFLKPFVSAVSSVETSDEMKRGNEKKKQLKKSGGNKVKLKVRLDHQVEFGEHVAILGSAKELGFWTKMVMMDWTENGWVCDLELKINEEPLEYKFVIAGKDKDLIWETGNNRTLKLPERGSFSINCKWDSTNEQVEVLPLEEEYEGVLEEENENGNVIRDALEEVVTPSSFVEQWQGKDVSFVRSKDHFDAERKRNWDISGLQGVPLKLLEGDQHARNWWRKLEVIRELVVENIENGKRLEALIYSAIYLKWINTGQIACFEDGGHHRPNRHAEISKLIFRELERISARKDTSPQETLVIRKIHPCLPSFKAEFTASVPLTRIRDIAHRNDIPHDLKQEIKHTIQNKLHRNAGPEDLVATEAMLARITKRPGEYSESFIEQFKIFHRELKDFFNAGNLEEQLESIRDSLDQSSETLPLFLESKKVLDNMDGSDNMAENGWISVLMKMIQAVNNLRKEIIKGLESGLRNDAPDAAIAMRQKWRLCEIGLEDYAFILVSRFLNALEARGGAIWLADNIEQNKADSWTDPIDALVISIHQVGLSGWKPEECIAIGNELQAWQKKLLLENEGIEDGKRIWGLRLKATLDRAKRLTEEYSEELLNLFPRNVQILGKALGIPEYTVRTYAEAEIRAGVIFQVSKFCTLLLKAVRKVLGSEGWDILVPGYAFGTLVQLENIEPGSVPSTITGPVILMVNKADGDEEVTSAGVNVTGVILMQELPHLSHLGVRARQEKVVFVTCEDDEKVAYIKTLDGKFVELEASTTGVTLTPSLSDSRNGNITLEKQTSTADNSHSSRVIKFYGRPAEAGVMLLEDADLESAGGKATACRSLASLAVSSNKVYNEQGVPASFKVPSGAVIPFGSMEMALENSGSIETYRSLLESIETAKVDKELDKLCDELQELVSSLNPSKAVIDRLSQIFRTTARLIVRSSANVEDLAGMSAAGLYESIPNVSPLNPIIFGRAVTRVWASLYTRRAVLSRRAAGVRQAEAVMAVLVQEMLSPDLSFVLHTLSPTDNDPSLVEAEIAPGLGETLASGTRGTPWRLSCGKFEGAVKTLAFANFSTELVVGGSGPADGEVMQLTADYTKKPLTVDRVYRQQLGQRLGAIGFFLEQKFGCPQDVEGCLVGKDIYIVQTRPQPR, from the exons ATGGAATGTTCTGGTGTGTTGCACAGCAAATTTTGTTCTTTTTCTCGAAATATTGCCTCATTAGATAGATTACCTCAGAATTGTTCTTCCATTAAATTTCTTCGTCAGAAACCTTCAAGTTTCCTGCCGTTTAGAAGAAATTTTCGCTCATTCTCTGTCAGACCCATCAACAGGAATTTTCTTAAACCGTTTGTCTCCGCTGTTTCTTCAGTTGAAACCAG TGATGAAATGAAGAGgggaaatgaaaagaaaaaacaGCTTAAAAAGTCTGGTGGTAACAAAGTTAAGCTAAAAGTTAGGCTAGACCATCAAGTTGAATTTGGGGAACATGTTGCGATTTTGGGATCTGCCAAAGAATTAGGATTTTGGACGAAGATGGTGATGATGGACTGGACGGAAAATGGTTGGGTTTGTGATTTGGAACTAAAGATCAATGAAGAGCCCCTTGAATATAAGTTTGTGATAGCAGGAAAGGATAAAGACTTGATTTGGGAAACCGGTAATAACCGTACTCTAAAGCTGCCAGAGAGGGGAAGTTTCAGTATAAATTGTAAGTGGGACTCGACTAACGAGCAAGTAGAAGTGCTACCGTTGGAGGAGGAATATGAAGGAGTTTTGGAGGAGGAAAATGAAAATGGAAATGTTATCCGTGATGCACTAGAAGAGGTGGTTACCCCCAGTTCATTTGTGGAGCAATGGCAAGGTAAGGATGTTTCATTTGTGCGTTCAAAAGATCATTTTGATGCAGAAAGGAAGAGAAACTGGGACATATCGGGGCTACAAGGGGTTCCTTTGAAGTTGTTGGAAGGTGATCAGCATGCTCGGAACTGGTGGCGTAAG CTTGAGGTCATACGGGAGCTCGTGGTTGAGAATATTGAGAATGGAAAGCGCTTGGAGGCTCTCATATATTCAGCAATTTATCTAAAG TGGATAAACACTGGTCAAATTGCTTGCTTTGAAGATGGTGGTCATCACCGGCCAAACAGGCATGCTGAGATTTCAAAACTTATTTTTCGCGAATTGGAAAGAATTTCTGCCAGAAAAGATACTTCACCTCAG GAAACACTTGTTATCCGCAAGATTCATCCTTGTCTGCCGTCTTTTAAGGCAGAGTTCACCGCATCAGTTCCCTTGACTAGAATAAGGGATATTGCTCATAGGAATGATATCCCACACGATCTTAAG CAAGAAATTAAGCACACAATACAAAACAAGCTTCACAGAAATGCTGGTCCCGAAGATTTAGTAGCCACAGAAGCAATGCTTGCAAGAATTACCAAGAGACCTGGAGAATATAGTGAATCATTCATTGAGCAATTCAAGATATTTCATCGAGAACTTAAAGATTTTTTCAATGCTGGAAA TCTTGAGGAACAGCTGGAATCAATAAGAGATTCATTGGATCAGAGCTCGGAAACTTTACCTTTGTTTCTAGAGTCAAAAAAG GTTTTGGATAATATGGATGGAAGTGAtaatatggcagaaaatggaTGGATAAGTGTGTTGATGAAAATGATTCAAGCTGTGAATAATCTTCGCAAAGAAATTATAAAGGGTCTTGAAAGTGGTCTTCGAAACGATGCTCCTGATGCTGCAATAGCAATGCGCCAAAAG TGGCGTCTTTGTGAGATTGGACTCGAAGACTATGCCTTTATTCTTGTTAGCAG ATTTCTAAATGCACTTGAAGCTAGGGGAGGAGCCATTTGGCTTGCGGATAACATAGAGCAGAATAAAGCTGATTCTTGGACCGATCCAATTGATGCTCTAGTCATCAGTATCCATCAGGTTGGCTTATCTGGCTGGAAGCCTGAAGAATGCATTGCCATCGGAAATGAACTTCAGGCATGGCAAAAGAAACTCCTTTTGGAAAACGAAG GCATTGAGGATGGGAAGAGAATATGGGGATTGAGGCTTAAAGCTACACTAGATAGAGCTAAAAGATTAACAGAAGAATATTCCGAGGAACTTCTTAATTTATTCCCTCGAAATGTGCAG ATACTTGGAAAAGCTTTAGGGATTCCTGAATATACAGTGAGGACATATGCGGAAGCTGAAATTCGTGCAGG CGTGATATTTCAGGTTTCGAAATTCTGCACTCTTCTTTTGAAGGCTGTAAGAAAGGTTCTTGGTTCTGAGGGCTGGGATATTCTTGTTCCTGGATATGCTTTCGGAACTCTCGTCCAG TTGGAGAACATTGAACCAGGATCAGTTCCTTCGACTATAACAGGACCGGTTATTCTTATGGTTAACAAAGCTGATGGAGATGAAGAG GTAACATCTGCTGGGGTAAATGTTACTGGAGTCATACTGATGCAGGAGCTGCCTCATCTCTCTCATCTTGGTGTTCGGGCTCGACAG GAAAAGGTTGTATTTGTGACCTGTGAGGATGATGAGAAAGTTGCATATATCAAAACACTGGATGGAAAATTTGTCGA GTTAGAGGCATCAACAACTGGTGTCACTTTGACCCCATCTTTATCAGATAGCAGAAATGGCAACATCACATTGGAAAAACAAACATCCACTGCTGATAATAGTCACTCATCGCGAGTAATCAAGTTCTAT GGTCGACCAGCTGAAGCAGGCGTTATGCTGCTTGAAGATGCTGATCTAGAAAGCGCAGGTGGAAAAGCTACAGCTTGCAGAAGCCTAGCTTCATTAGCAGTTAGTTCAAATAAAG TGTACAATGAACAAGGAGTTCCGGCGTCATTTAAAGTCCCTTCTGGAGCAGTGATACCATTCGGTTCGATGGAAATGGCTCTGGAAAACAGTGGATCTATAGAGACCTACAGATCCCTTCTTGAAAGCATTGAAACTGCTAAAGTGGACAAAGAACTCGATAAACTCTGCGACGAATTACAGGAGCTTGTATCTTCTTTAAACCCTTCGAAAGCTGTCATCGACAGGTTATCACAAATATTCCGCACAACAGCACGATTAATAGTCCGTTCCAGTGCAAATGTGGAGGACTTGGCCGGAATGTCAGCTGCAGGGCTTTATGAATCCATTCCCAACGTCAGCCCTTTGAATCCAATCATATTTGGACGTGCTGTCACCCGTGTTTGGGCGTCATTGTACACACGCAGGGCAGTTCTAAGCCGCAGGGCTGCTGGTGTGCGCCAGGCTGAGGCCGTGATGGCTGTTCTGGTGCAAGAAATGTTGTCTCCGGACCTGTCTTTTGTGCTACATACTCTTAGCCCTACAGACAATGATCCTAGTCTGGTGGAGGCTGAGATTGCTCCAGGTCTCGGGGAAACTCTGGCTTCAGGTACGAGAGGAACTCCTTGGCGTCTCTCGTGCGGGAAGTTTGAAGGCGCAGTGAAGACATTGGCATTTGCCAATTTCAGCACTGAGTTGGTGGTGGGAGGCAGCGGCCCTGCTGACGGAGAAGTGATGCAGTTAACCGCAGATTACACAAAGAAACCCTTGACGGTGGACAGAGTTTATAGACAACAGCTCGGGCAGCGACTCGGTGCCATTGGTTTCTTCCTGGAGCAGAAGTTTGGTTGTCCGCAGGATGTAGAAGGTTGTTTGGTCGGAAAAGACATCTATATCGTGCAGACAAGGCCTCAACCGCGATAA
- the LOC140808044 gene encoding uncharacterized protein: protein MATSASLHTTFSLNTHHRFSLHFSRPTKFLCLQRDQQLIFSGNPISRNCFSLFSTLNSNEKRGYSKIIELETRRRSFFKPSVSAQQESHPYQTNGKDTSSSNDFQEDNNGLSTLRSLIKAYKEAVSVGDEKSIYEIEDMLFKVDKENKELVERISALSAEILSGKEKYMRLQADFDNYRKRAENERLTVKSNAQGEVIESLLPMVDSFERAKQQIKLETEREKKIDTSYQGIYKQFVEIMRSLRVTAVPTVGKPFDPSMHEAIDRDESHEFKEGIVIQEFRRGFLLGDRLLRPAMVKVSSGPGIRKPPAVQERLSAQPPSVVGLENP, encoded by the exons ATGGCAACTTCGGCTTCTCTCCATACCACATTCTCCCTGAACACGCATCACCGATTCTCTCTTCATTTTTCCAGACCCACAAAGTTTTTGTGTCTTCAACGGGATCAGCAACTTATTTTTTCAGGAAATCCCATTTCAAGAAATTGTTTTTCATTGTTTTCCACACTGAATTCGAATGAAAAAAGGGGGTATTCAAAGATtattgagcttgagactagaaGGCGCTCTTTTTTCAAGCCTTCTGTTTCAGCCCAGCAAGAGTCTCACCCCTACCAG ACAAATGGCAAAGATACGTCTAGTTCCAATGATTTCCAAGAAGACAACAACGGTCTGTCCACTCTGAGGTCCCTTATCAAGGCATACAAGGAAGCCGTTTCAGTGGGTGATGAAAAGTCTATTTACGAAATTGAAGATATGTTATTCAAGGTGGATAAAGAAAATAAAGAGCTGGTGGAGAGAATTTCAGCTTTGTCTGCAGAGATATTGTCGGGAAAGGAAAAATACATGCGTTTGCAAGCAGATTTTGATAATTATAGAAAAAGGGCAGAAAATGAAAGATTAACAGTTAAGAGTAATGCCCAAGGAGAAGTGATTGAGAGTTTGTTGCCCATGGTTGATAGTTTTGAGAGAGCCAAGCAACAGATAAAACTAGAGACtgagagagaaaagaaaattgataCTAGTTACCAGGGCATATACAAGCAGTTTGTGGAAATTATGAGGAGCTTGCGTGTCACTGCTGTTCCAACTGTGGGGAAGCCATTTGATCCCTCG ATGCATGAGGCTATTGATCGCGACGAATCACACGAATTCAAGGAAGGAATTGTAATCCAAGAATTCCGTCGCGGGTTCCTTCTTGGAGACCGCCTACTAAGACCTGCCATGGTTAAGGTTTCATCCGGACCTGGTATAAGGAAACCTCCTGCAGTGCAAGAGAGATTATCTGCGCAGCCACCCTCAGTTGTTGGTCTCGAAAACCCATAA
- the LOC140807700 gene encoding uncharacterized oxidoreductase At4g09670-like codes for MAPPPIKFGILGCAEIARKVSRAIILSPNSTLYAVASRSIEKAIKFAKENGFPESVKAYGSYDAVLDDPEVDVVYLPLPTSMHAEWAVRAARAKKHLLLEKPVALNVEELDLILEECESNGVQIMDGTMWMHHPRTAKIKEFLSDPSLFGQLKFVHSCFTFKAKDDFLVDNIRVKPELDSLGALGDTGWYCIRSILWAADFELPKSVLAMPTTIFNSAGVIVACTASLQWQDGKEATFHCSFLANLTTDLTAIGTNGNLYFNDFVLPFEENRASFYTAEKSEVFELQRGFGPKPNEHLVMTELPQETLMVNEFSRLVSCIKFDGAKPEKIWPILSRKTQLVLDAVKVSIDRGHQIVEVAIS; via the exons ATGGCTCCACCTCCGATCAAATTCGGAATCCTGGGATGCGCTGAGATAGCCCGAAAAGTTTCCCGTGCAATTATCCTCTCTCCCAATTCTACCCTGTACGCAGTGGCCAGCCGCTCCATCGAAAAAGCTATTAAATTCGCTAAAGAAAACGGATTTCCGGAATCAGTGAAGGCGTACGGCTCGTACGATGCTGTCTTGGATGACCCAGAAGTGGACGTGGTGTACCTGCCGCTCCCCACCAGCATGCATGCCGAGTGGGCGGTCCGAGCTGCCCGCGCCAAGAAGCACCTACTGTTGGAGAAGCCAGTCGCGCTGAATGTTGAAGAACTTGACTTGATACTCGAGGAGTGCGAATCCAATGGGGTGCAGATCATGGACGGGACCATGTGGATGCATCATCCCAGAACAGCTAAGATTAAGGAGTTTTTGTCGGATCCGTCCTTGTTTGGTCAACTCAAATTC GTGCATAGCTGCTTTACATTTAAAGCGAAGGACGATTTTCTTGTGGATAACATTCGTGTGAAGCCGGAACTCGATTCTCTTGGTGCTCTTGGTGACACAGGGTGGTACTGCATCAGGTCAATCTTGTGGGCAGCTGATTTCGAGCTCCCAAAATCCGTTCTTGCAATGCCCACCACCATTTTCAACAGCGCAGGCGTCATTGTAGCGTGCACAGCCTCTCTGCAATGGCAAGATGGGAAAGAAGCCACCTTTCATTGCTCTTTCTTGGCCAACTTGACAACGGATTTAACGGCGATCGGCACAAATGGGAATTTGTACTTTAACGACTTTGTTCTCCCATTTGAGGAGAACAGGGCTTCGTTTTATACCGCTGAGAAATCTGAAGTTTTTGAGCTCCAGAGAGGATTTGGTCCAAAACCAAACGAGCATTTAGTTATGACAGAGCTTCCTCAGGAAACTCTAATGGTGAATGAGTTCTCTAGGCTGGTGAGTTGTATCAAATTTGACGGCGCGAAGCCAGAGAAGATATGGCCTATCCTTAGTAGGAAGACACAGCTTGTTCTGGATGCCGTTAAGGTTTCCATTGACAGAGGTCACCAGATTGTTGAGGTTGCAATATCATGA
- the LOC140807699 gene encoding F-box/LRR-repeat protein 25-like encodes MEHHVKGVTKKQEKFDLDGFSCLPDCILSHIFSFLDTKSAIRTSLLSKRFKLVWTLSPSLNFEFSGFSQIKYLKYTYHVMTEEEQASVESFKSCVYNVLKQREHTTLTKFHLSLPEDAGSTFIEDCAFYAAQHNVQDLTIYGFTELKPATLPRLLLTSSSLISLHLHNAYGRGIELPKSVILPNLKVLHLDKFKFSVKKYDGWLSTGCPNLETLILSKCWINPGDKFADLDLNLPNLKNLEIEYWSCVWDSLDDCMINVMAPRLSLFKFAGHLVRVNFKEGLPCLDVLCIDLFCPSLNLCTVVHKCRELNGEYLLHLFHQICVVKFLSLSPDTIEVISRMPEFGQVVHHAMFEKLRITESTS; translated from the exons ATGGAGCATCATGTAAAGGGAGTAACAAAAAAGCAAGAAAAATTCGATCTTGATGGATTCAGTTGTCTACCGGACTGCATTTTGAGTCATATATTCTCTTTTCTTGACACAAAATCCGCCATTAGAACATCACTTCTGTCCAAACGCTTTAAACTAGTTTGGACCCTTTCACCATCTCTCAACTTTGAGTTTTCAGGATTTagccaaataaaatatctgaaATACACTTACCATGTTATGACAGAAGAGGAGCAAGCCAGTGTTGAATCTTTCAAGTCTTGTGTTTATAATGTGTTGAAACAGAGGGAACACACAACTCTCACAAAGTTCCACCTTTCGTTGCCTGAGGATGCCGGGTCCACGTTCATCGAGGACTGTGCTTTTTACGCGGCGCAACATAACGTGCAGGACCTAACAATCTATGGATTTACAGAACTCAAGCCCGCCACGTTGCCAAGATTGTTGCTCACCTCTTCGTCATTGATAAGTTTACACCTGCACAATGCTTATGGACGTGGTATAGAGCTGCCAAAATCTGTTATTTTGCCCAACTTAAAGGTTCTGCACCTCGACAAATTCAAGTTCTCGGTTAAGAAATACGACGGGTGGTTATCCACAGGGTGTCCAAATCTTGAAACTTTGATTCTGAGCAAGTGTTGGATCAACCCTGGAGATAAGTTCGCGGATTTGGATTTGAATTTGCCGAATCTTAAGAACTTGGAGATCGAGTACTGGAGTTGTGTTTGGGATAGCTTGGATGATTGTATGATCAATGTGATGGCTCCTAGGCTTAGTTTGTTTAAGTTTGCGGGTCATCTTGTGAGAGTGAATTTTAAGGAGGGGTTGCCTTGTTTGGATGTATTGTGCATCGACTTGTTCTGCCCTTCTCTAAACCTTTGCACAGTGGTACATAAATGCCGAGAGCTAAACGGGGAATATTTACTTCATCTTTTCCACCAAATATGTGTTGTTAAATTCCTTTCTCTGTCGCCTGACACAATCGAG GTTATATCGAGAATGCCCGAGTTTGGACAAGTCGTGCATCATGCCATGTTTGAGAAGTTGAGGATCACAGAATCCACATCTTGA
- the LOC140807701 gene encoding protein DMP7-like has protein sequence MCVLSYNFIQNPIDASADENYYYCYIQDNQYESDCYAAATDDQEVDADNYRCIRIINTILSGTARLNVLLPTATILAFTIFAPLLTNDGKCTTLDRWLMGFFLAFSAASCVFFSFTDSFRSATGRLYYGVATFGGIRTFGGGHIRPCVPSDFRLRWGDMFHATLAPFAFLAFALFHSDVLSCYHLALPRKFVNIVPLVVGFVTSVLFSLFPSRRRGIGYPFLLQSDALYGIN, from the exons ATGTGTGTTCTATCTT ACAACTTCATTCAGAACCCGATCGACGCGTCAGCAGATGAGAACTACTACTATTGCTACATACAAGACAATCAATACGAGAGTGATTGTTACGCAGCAGCAACAGATGATCAAGAAGTTGATGCAGATAATTACAGATGCATACGCATTATCAACACAATCTTGAGTGGTACTGCACGACTCAACGTCCTCCTACCAACCGCCACCATCCTCGCCTTCACCATTTTCGCCCCACTTCTGACCAATGATGGTAAATGCACCACCTTGGACAGGTGGTTAATGGGCTTTTTCTTAGCCTTTTCAGCAGCTTCCTGTGTTTTCTTCTCCTTCACCGACAGTTTTCGTTCGGCCACAGGGAGGTTGTACTACGGGGTGGCAACATTTGGTGGGATAAGAACGTTCGGTGGTGGGCATATAAGGCCGTGTGTGCCATCAGATTTCAGGCTGAGATGGGGAGATATGTTCCATGCCACGCTTGCTCCGTTTGCTTTTCTTGCATTTGCATTGTTCCATAGCGATGTTCTGAGCTGCTACCATTTGGCCTTGCCGAGGAAATTTGTTAACATTGTCCCCTTGGTTGTTGGATTCGTAACAAGTGTGCTTTTTTCGTTGTTTCCTTCTAGGAGAAGAGGGATCGGGTATCCCTTCTTACTGCAGAGTGATGCTTTGTATGGAATAAATTGA
- the LOC140808370 gene encoding protein DETOXIFICATION 54 — translation MAEKSSDFYSHKLPSSSQVVEELKELWSMALPITAMNCLVYVRAVVSVLFLGRIGSLELAGGALSIGFTNITGYSVLVGLASGLEPVCSQAYGSKNWDLLSLSLHRMIFILFLAIIPISLLWINLESIMLFIGQDKDITSMAATYCVYSLPDLLTNTFLQPLRVYLRSQGVTKPQMWCTLLAVMFHIPLNYVLVVVLRFGVPGVAMASVITNLHMMVLMMGYVVAYTRWEWKWERIGAACGGVASLLKLAVPSCIGICLEWWWYEIVTVLAGYLPDPKLAVAATGIIIQTTSLMYNVPMALAGCVSARVGNELGAGRPYKAKLAAVVALACAFAIGFINVIWTTMFKEKWGGLFTKDEMLKALVASVLPVIGLCELGNCPQTTGCGILRGAARPSVGARINLVSFYFVGTPVAVVLAFWLDIGFSGLWSGLLVAQAACAISILYVVFSCTDWEIESLNASKLSGLEIEGNNINEEKGLLVLEIDA, via the exons ATGGCTGAAAAAAGTTCAGACTTTTACTCCCACAAATTACCTTCCTCCTCCCAG GTAGTGGAGGAGTTGAAGGAACTATGGTCGATGGCACTTCCTATAACAGCAATGAACTGTTTAGTGTATGTTAGAGCAGTGGTTTCAGTTTTGTTTTTGGGCAGAATTGGGAGCCTAGAGTTAGCCGGTGGTGCCCTTTCTATAGGCTTCACAAACATAACTGGCTACTCAGTTTTAGTAGGCCTTGCATCTGGGCTCGAGCCTGTGTGTAGCCAAGCCTACGGCAGCAAAAACTGGGACCTTCTTTCACTCTCTCTCCACCGCATGATCTTCATACTTTTCTTGGCAATAATTCCCATTAGTCTTCTTTGGATTAATCTTGAATCCATCATGCTTTTTATTGGCCAAGATAAAGATATAACCTCAATGGCTGCGACATACTGTGTTTACTCACTCCCTGACCTTTTGACAAACACTTTTTTACAACCTTTAAGAGTATATTTAAGATCACAGGGGGTGACAAAGCCCCAAATGTGGTGCACTTTATTGGCTGTGATGTTTCATATACCATTGAATTATGTGCTTGTTGTCGTTTTGAGGTTCGGTGTTCCGGGTGTGGCAATGGCCTCTGTGATCACAAATCTGCACATGATGGTGTTGATGATGGGCTACGTTGTTGCTTATACAAGGTgggagtggaaatgggagagaATTGGTGCGGCTTGTGGAGGTGTTGCGTCTCTTCTTAAGCTGGCAGTGCCTAGTTGTATTGGGATTTGTTTGGAGTGGTGGTGGTACGAGATTGTGACTGTGTTGGCCGGGTACTTACCGGATCCTAAGCTTGCGGTTGCTGCCACTGGGATTATTATTCAGACAACCAGCCTTATGTACAACGTTCCTATGGCATTGGCGGGCTGCGTTTCAGCAAGG GTTGGCAATGAGCTCGGAGCAGGGAGGCCATACAAGGCCAAGTTGGCTGCTGTGGTTGCATTGGCTTGTGCATTTGCTATTGGATTCATCAATGTGATATGGACAACCATGTTTAAGGAGAAATGGGGTGGACTCTTTACAAAAGATGAAATGCTAAAAGCTCTAGTTGCCTCAGTTTTGCCTGTCATCGGCTTATGTGAGCTCGGAAACTGCCCTCAGACTACTGGCTGTGGCATCCTGCGTGGCGCGGCTAGGCCATCCGTGGGTGCACGAATCAATCTCGTCTCATTCTACTTTGTCGGCACACCTGTGGCAGTCGTGTTAGCCTTCTGGCTCGACATTGGGTTCAGCGGGCTGTGGTCTGGCTTACTCGTTGCGCAAGCCGCATGTGCTATTtcgatattatatgttgtgtttagTTGCACAGATTGGGAAATCGAGTCTTTGAATGCCTCAAAACTTAGCGGCTTAGAGATCGAGGGCAACAATATTAATGAAGAGAAGGGATTACTAGTTTTGGAGATTGATGCATGA